Genomic segment of Myxococcus stipitatus:
CGTCCAGGCAGATGGAGAGCAGCGCGTTGGCATGAGGCAGCGAGGCCATGTGCTCCTGGTGCTCCGCGCCGAAGCCGCTGAGCGCCACCGCGCTCTGGAGCGGAAGCAGCGGAGGCACCTCCAACAACCACCCCAGCTTGCCCGGCCCCCGGTCGATGAACTGCCGCGAGTACACCGTGAGCGGCGCCCCTGAATACGCCTCCACGCGCTCGCGAAAGCGCGCCTGGGAGATGACCACCGGGTGCAGGAACAGCCGCTTGCCCACGTTGCCGCGCCCGGTCAGCTTGCTGCGCAAGAGGAGCCCCGGCGAGTTGATGGCCCCACCACATACCGCCGTCACCTTCGCGTTCACGGTGAGCCGCCTGCCGGAGGGCCGGCTCGTCGCGGGGTCCAGCACGTCCGCGTGTACGGCCGTCACCCGAACCCCTTGCGTCGACAGCTGTCGGACGCTGGCGTTGGCGTACAGGCGCAGGCCCTTCTCCACCGCCTCCGGGATGAGCGTCACCAGCGTGGACTGCTTGGCATCCGTGGGACAGCCCACGCCACACGTGCCCAGCGCCGCGCACGCGCGCACGTTGCGCTTCACCGTGCCCCGGCTGTAGCCCAGCGCGCCCAGGCCATCCCAGAGGATGCGGTTGTTGCGATTGGCCTGCTCGATGGGCCAGTCGCGGATGCTCAGCCGCTCCTCCAGCCAGTCCCAGTGCGGCGTGAGCGCGGCGGTGTCCAGGCCCTTCACGCCGTGCACGTCGCGCCAGCGCTCGAGAATCTCCGGCGGCGTGCGGAAGCAGGCGCACCAGTTGATGGTGGTGCCGCCGCCCACGGTGCGCCCCTGGAAGATGCTGATGGCCAGGTCGTCCGTCGCCCGGTTTCCGCCCTCCTGGTAGAAGGTCGAGTAGGCCTTGGCCTCGTCCAGGTCGAAGTCGCGCCGCGTGTGGTAGCCGCCTTCCTCCAGCATCACCACGTCCAGGCCGCGCTTCGCCAGCTCCAGGCCCAGCACGCCTCCGCCCGCGCCGCTGCCCACCACGCACACGTCGCAGGTGAGCGTCGTGTCCTCGGTCAGCTCATCCCCGGTCCAGATGCGGCCCATCATCGCGACGTCCCTCCGCTGCCCGCGAAGGCGCCATCCGCGGAGCCGCGCCAGACGGGGGCATCCGGGTCGTGGAAGCCCTCGGGCGCCACGAAGCCCGTGGCTCGGACCGCGTCCGGATGTGAGTAATAGGCGGCGTGGGCCAGCGCGCGCAGCGCCTGGTGCGCCGTGCGCCGGAATACCAGCCGCGACGAGCGCCACCCCTCCAGCACCGCGTCCTGCGCCTCGGGAGGCAGGCGCGAGAAGGGCGTCACGCGCCCGGTGAAGAGCAGCCCCGCCAGGGCGTTGTCGAAGAGGCCCAGCAGCTGGCGGACCTCCCGCGCGATGGACGGGTCTCCTCGCGCGAGCAGCCGGTCGGCGAGGAAGGCCACCCGCACCGTGTCCGCGTCCGGGAAGCCCTCGCGCGCGGGGAACGCGCGGCGGGCCAGCGCCTGGAACGTGGCGTACTCCGCGGGCCCGAAGACCTGGAGCCCCTCCTCCGGAACCGGGAGGGACAGCCCCTCCCGGAGCGCCAGGAACGAGCTGCCTCCCAATGCCAGCAGCGCGCTGGCGAACATCCCCTGCTTGAGCACCGTGCGGCGCGACAGCGACATCCGACCCTCCCCACCGAGACAGGTGTGCCGCCGCGCCCAGGCCTCAGGAGCCGACCTGGGGGGAGGCAGTCCCCCCAGGCTAGACGCTCAGGGCGCCGAAAGCGCCTGGAAG
This window contains:
- a CDS encoding GMC family oxidoreductase, whose product is MMGRIWTGDELTEDTTLTCDVCVVGSGAGGGVLGLELAKRGLDVVMLEEGGYHTRRDFDLDEAKAYSTFYQEGGNRATDDLAISIFQGRTVGGGTTINWCACFRTPPEILERWRDVHGVKGLDTAALTPHWDWLEERLSIRDWPIEQANRNNRILWDGLGALGYSRGTVKRNVRACAALGTCGVGCPTDAKQSTLVTLIPEAVEKGLRLYANASVRQLSTQGVRVTAVHADVLDPATSRPSGRRLTVNAKVTAVCGGAINSPGLLLRSKLTGRGNVGKRLFLHPVVISQARFRERVEAYSGAPLTVYSRQFIDRGPGKLGWLLEVPPLLPLQSAVALSGFGAEHQEHMASLPHANALLSICLDGVHPGDEGGTVALRDASEYTRFKVRYPLRDFHWEGFREALKVSARIQFAAGAEQVMSPHSRPVVMRGEKDIALLDRAPYSPLECSVVSAHQMGGCAMGGSPQTSVVDSTLRYWDLDNLFIVDGSVFPTALGVNPMETILGVARWGSQHVAAAVGSTA
- a CDS encoding gluconate 2-dehydrogenase subunit 3 family protein — protein: MSLSRRTVLKQGMFASALLALGGSSFLALREGLSLPVPEEGLQVFGPAEYATFQALARRAFPAREGFPDADTVRVAFLADRLLARGDPSIAREVRQLLGLFDNALAGLLFTGRVTPFSRLPPEAQDAVLEGWRSSRLVFRRTAHQALRALAHAAYYSHPDAVRATGFVAPEGFHDPDAPVWRGSADGAFAGSGGTSR